A genomic window from Equus asinus isolate D_3611 breed Donkey chromosome 25, EquAss-T2T_v2, whole genome shotgun sequence includes:
- the SHC1 gene encoding SHC-transforming protein 1 isoform X3, which yields MDLLPPKPKYNPLRNESLSSLEEGASGSTPTEELPSPSASSLGPILPPLPGDDSPTTLCSFFPRMSNLKLANPDMNKLSGGGGRRTRVEGGQLGGEEWTRHGSFVNKPTRGWLHPNDKVMGPGVSYLVRYMGCVEVLQSMRALDFNTRTQVTREAISLVCEAVPGAKGATRRRKPCSRPLSSILGRSNLKFAGMPITLTVSTSSLNLMAADCKQIIANHHMQSISFASGGDPDTAEYVAYVAKDPVNQRACHILECPEGLAQDVISTIGQAFELRFKQYLRNPPKLVTPHDRMAGFDGSAWDEEEEEPPDHQYYNDFPGKEPPLGGVVDMRLREGAPSGAARPTPPSAQTPSHLGATLPVGQPVGGDQEVRKQMPPPPPFPAGRELFDDPSYVNVQNLDKARQAGGGAGPPNPAINGSAPRDLFDMKPFEDALRVPPPAQSVAMAEQLRGEPWFHGKLSRREAEALLQLNGDFLVRESTTTPGQYVLTGLQSGQPKHLLLVDPEGVVRTKDHRFESVSHLISYHMDNHLPIISAGSELCLQQPVERKL from the exons ATGGATCTCCTGCCCCCCAAGCCCAAGTACAACCCACTTCGGAATGAGTCTCTGTCATCGCTGGAGGAGGGAGCTTCAGGGTCCACCCCAACGGAGGAGCTACCTTCCCCATCAGCTTCGTCCCTGGGACCCATCCTGCCACCTCTGCCTGGGGACGACAGTCCCACTACCCTGTGCTCCTTCTTCCCCCGGATGAGCAACTTGAAGCTGGCCAACCCG GACATGAACAAGCTGAGTGGAGGCGGCGGGCGCAGGACTCGGGTGGAAGGGGGCCAGCTGGGGGGCGAGGAGTGGACCCGCCACGGGAGCTTTGTCAATAAGCCCACGCGGGGCTGGCTGCATCCCAACGACAAAGTCATGGGACCGGGGGTTTCCTACTTGGTTCGG TACATGGGCTGTGTGGAGGTCCTGCAGTCAATGCGCGCCCTGGACTTCAACACCAGGACTCAGGTCACCAG GGAGGCCATCAGTCTGGTGTGTGAGGCTGTGCCGGGTGCTAAGGGGGCCACAAGGAGGAGAAAG ccctgtAGCCGCCCACTCAGCTCTATCCTGGGGAGGAGTAACCTGAAATTTGCTGGAATGCCAATCACTCTCACGGTCTCCACCAGCAGCCTCAACCTCATGGCCGCAGACTGCAAACAG ATCATTGCCAACCACCACATGCAATCTATCTCGTTTGCGTCCGGCGGGGACCCG GACACAGCCGAATATGTTGCCTATGTTGCCAAAGACCCGGTGAATCAGAGAG CCTGCCACATCCTGGAGTGTCCCGAGGGGCTTGCTCAGGACGTCATCAGCACCATTGGCCAGGCCTTTGAGTTGCGCTTCAAACAATACCTCAGGAACCCGCCCAAGCTGGTCACCCCCCACGACAG GATGGCTGGCTTCGATGGCTCAGCttgggatgaggaggaggaagagccacCCGACCATCAGTACTATAACGACTTCCCCGGGAAGGAACCCCCTCTTGGGGGGGTGGTGGACATGCGGCTTCGGGAAGGAGCCCCCTCGGGGGCTGCTCGACCCACTCCGCCCAGTGCCCAGACTCCCAGCCACCTGGGAGCTACGCTG CCTGTGGGGCAGCCTGTTGGGGGAGACCAAGAAGTCCGCAAACAGATGCCACCTCCGCCACCCTTCCCAG caggcagagagctctttgatGATCCCTCCTATGTCAACGTCCAGAACCTAGACAAGGCCCGGCAagcagggggtggggctgggccccCCAATCCTGCCATCAATGGCAGCGCACCCCGAGACCTCTTTGACATGA AGCCCTTCGAAGATGCCCTTCGGGTGCCTCCACCTGCACAGTCAGTGGCCATGGCTGAGCAGCTCCGAGGGGAGCCCTGGTTCCATGGGAAGCTGAGCCGGCGGGAGGCTGAGGCACTGCTGCAGCTCAATGGGGACTTCCTGGTGCGGGAAAGCACGACCACGCCTGGCCAGTATGTGCTCACCGGCTTGCAGAGTGGGCAGCCCAAGCATCTGCTACTGGTGGACCCCGAGGGTGTG gTTCGGACAAAGGATCACCGCTTTGAGAGTGTCAGTCACCTCATCAGCTACCACATGGACAATCACTTGCCCATCATCTCTGCGGGCAGCGAACTGTGTCTACAGCAACCTGTGGAGCGGAAACTGTGA